GCGTGTCCGGGTCCGGCCGGTGGTGGTAGAAGACGTCCACGTGGTCGAGGCCGAGCCGCCGCAGCGACCGGTCCAGCGAGGACAGCAGGTGCTTGCGGGAGCCCCACTCGCCGTACGGGCCCTCCCACATGTCGTACCCGGCCTTGGTGGAGACCAGGATTTCGTCCCGGTGCGCCGCGAGGTCCAGGGCGAACAGCCGGCCGAAGTTCTCCTCCGCGCTGCCGGGCGGCGGGCCGTAGTTGTTCGCCAGGTCGAAGTGCGTCACGCCCAGGTCGAACGCCCTGCGCAGGATCGCGCGCTGGCCGTCCAGCGCCTTGTCGTGGCCGAAGTTGTGCCACAGGCCCAGGGACACGGCGGGCAGCTTCAGCCCGCTGCGGCCGGACCGGCGGTAGGGCATGGAGTCGTAGCGGTCGGCGGCGGGCTGGTGGGTCATGGTCTCCCCTGGTGCGGTGCGGCCGTGCTGGCGCGCGGGACGAGCGTCGCGGTGGGCGACCAGCGCTCGGCGACGTCGCCGCCGCCGACCAGCTCCAGCACCGATTCCGCGACCGTGACGCCGAACTGGTGCACGTCCACGCTCATGGTGGTGAGCGCGGGCGACGCCAGCCGGCACAGCGACGAGTCGTCCCAGGCGACGAGGCTGAGCCGCTCGGGCACGGCGAAACCCAGTTCCTTGGCGACGCCCAGGCCGGCCACGGCCATCACGTCGTTGTCGTAGAGGATCGCGGTGGGCGGCTCGGCGGCGTCGAGCAGGGTCGCGGTGAGCTTCGCCCCGGACTCCTCGGAGTAGTCGCCCTCCAGCACGACGGGCTCGACGCCCGCCCGCGCGCACCCCTCCAGCAGCGCGGCGGTGCGCGCCCTGGTGTGCAGCAGGGTCTCCGGGCCGGTGACCCGGGCGATCCGCCGGTGCCCCAGCTCCAGCAGGTACGCGAGGGCCTCGCGGACCGGCCCGGCGTCGTCCGAGCGGACGGCGGGCACGGCGAGCTCGTCCGGTTCGCCGACGAACAGCGCCGGCAGGCCCATCTCCCGCAGGACGGCCGGGCGGTGGTCGTCGACGGTGCGGTTCACGACCACCACCGCGTCGACCACGCCGCCCGCCGCCCACCGGCGGTAGGCGGCGATCTCGGCGTCCTCGGTGCCCACGACGTGCAGCAGGACGGAGCGGTCGTCCTCCGCCAGCCGTTCCTCGATGCCCGCGATGAACTCCATGAAGAACGGCTCCGCGCCCAGCAGCCGCGCGGGACGGGCCAGGACGAGGCCGACCGAACGGGTGGAGGCGGAGCCGGTGGTCACGTCCGCACCGCGCTCAGGGCGTTGGCGGAGCGCAGCACCAGCGGGCCGGTGAGCGCGCTCGGGTCGGCCAGCTCCGCGGCGGTGCGCACCAGGAACGAGTGCGACTCACCGGCGACCAGCGTGACCAGGGCGTCGTCCACGACGGCGTCCTCGGCGACCCGGTCCGGCAGCAGGGCGACGTCGCGGGCGAACGAGGAGGCGACGACGTCCACCCGATAGCCGCCGTCGACCCGGGCGACCTCGGCGGACAGCGGGGCGGGGTGGTAGGCCAGCTCCAGGTCCTCCAGGAACACGTGCGCGGCGCGCGCGTCGGCCGTGCTCACGACCAGCACCTCTCCCTTCGGGTCGGTGGGCGTCACGAGGTCCTCCGCCAGATCCAGCGTCGCCACCGACCGCGCCGGCACGTCGAGCGGAATCGTAGCCGCCGCCAGGACCTCCCCCGCGAACGTCTGCCGCGTGACCGCCACCTCACCCGTCCAGGCCGCGTCGGTGTCGTTGACGGCGAGCAGCGCGTCCCGGCCGTCGCGCGGCTGCACGGTGAGCAGGCGCGGCGCGAAGGCGTGCCGCAGCGCGTAGTAGAGCGGCTTGGGGCGCTCGTCGCCGTCCACGGCGGCCCACGACGTGACCGGCCAGCAGTCGTTGAGCTGCCAGACGACGGCGCCCGCCGTGCGCGGCCAGTGCGAGCGGAAGTGCTCGATCCCGAACGCGACGGCGCGGGCCTGGTTGAGCTGGGTCGCCCAGTGCCAGTCCTCGAACGACCCGGGCGCCGGCAGGTGCGGCGCGAGGCCCCGGTCCAGCTTGCCGTTGCCGTCCTCGGCCTTCTGGTGCAGCAGGAACCCGGGCGAGGTGGGCGTCATCGGCTCGTCGTGCACCCACCTGGTGAGCGTCGCCCAGGTGGGCGGGCCCTGGAAGCCGAACTCGGAGCAGAAGCGGGGCGTGAAGTCGCGGTAGCGGGTGTAGTCGAGGCGGTTCCACACCTCCCACTCGTGCCGGGTGCCGTGGGTGTCCTCGTTGGGGTGCAGGTCGCCGGGGCTGTACGGGCTGCCCGGCGAGTACGGCCGGGTCGGGTCCAGCTCGGCGACGATCGCGGGCAACAGCTCCTCGTAGAACCGCAGGCCCCAGGTGCGGCCCTGGAGCTGCTCCTGCCAGCCCCAGTCCCGGTAGCCCCACAGGTTCTCGTTGTTGCCGTTCCACAGCGCCAGGGAGGCGTGCGAGGTGAGCCGGGCGACGTTCTCGCGGGCCTCGGCCTCGACCTCCTCCCACATCGGGGACTCCTCGGCGTAGGCGGCGCAGGCGAACGGGAAGTCCTGCCAGACCAGCACGCCGCGCTCGTCGCAGACGTCGTAGAAGTCCTCGGTCTCGTAGATGCCGCCGCCCCAGATGCGGAGCATGTTCATGTTGGCGTCCACGGCCTGCTCGACGCGGCGGACCAGGCGGTCGCGGGTGACGCGGGTGAGGAAGTGGTCGTCGGGAATCCAGTTGGCGCCCTTGGCGAACACGCGCACGCCGTTCACGACGAAGGTGAACGGTGAACCGACCTCGTCGGGTTCGGTGTCCACGGTGACCGTGCGGAAGCCGACGCGCCGGTCCCGCGCGTCGACCTCGACGCCGTCCGCTTCGAGGGTGACGCGCAGGTCGTGGAGGGGGTGGTCGCCGTAGCCCACGGGCCACCACAGGTCGACGTCCGGCACCTCGACGGCCACCGCGGCGGTGTCGCCGCCCACCGCGACCCGCCGCTCCACGCCGCCGACCGAGACGACGACGGCGAGGTCCGCACCGACCGCGCCACCGGTTCCGGCTGCCCGGTCGGCTCCGGCGCGGTCGACGGCGACGTGCACCTCGACCCGACCGGTGCCGTCGGCGTCCACCGTGACCAGCGGGCGCACCTCGCGGAAGCGCGCGGCGGACCAGCGCTCCAGCCGCACCGGCTTCCAGATGCCCGCGGTCTGGAGGTCGGGGCCCCAGTCCCAGCCGAACGAGCAGGCCATCTTGCGCACCGCGTTGAACGGGTGGCCGTAGGCGCGATCACGCCGGCCCAGGGCCTCCTCCTGCTCCTCGGCGTGGGCGAGGGCGGAGCGGAACGTGACGACCAGCTCGTTGGCGCCGTCGCGCAGGGCGTCGCGCACGTCGAAGCGGTACGACCGGTGCATGTTGGCGGTGCGGCCGAGGACGTGGCCGTTCAGCTCGACGGTGGCCACGGTGTCCAGGCCGTCGAAGGCCAGCTCGACCTCCTCGCCGTCGCGCGGCCCGTCGGCCTCGAACGTGGTGGTGTAGCGCCAGTCCGCGCGGTGCATCCACACCAGCTCGGACTCGTTCGTGTCGAGGTAGGGCTCGGGGATGAGGCCCGCCGCGAGCAGGTCGAGGTGCGTGCTGCCGGGGACGGCGGCCGGGACCTCGCGACCCGCGACGTCCGCCGGCACCGGCCCGCCCACCGCGCTCACACGCCACCCGTCGTGCAAGGTCGTACGGATCATCGTTCCTCTTTCCGGCGGCGACGGTGGCTTTCCGCCCTGCGAACATCAGGGTATGGCGATTCTTACGCCAGCAACTAAAGTAAGTCAACGAGGTTCACCACCAGAGAGGAAGGCCACAAGTGGCAGACGTGAGGCACCTGCGCGCGGCAGGGGTGAGCCTGGTGCTGGACTTCACCGGCGGCACCCTCCCCCGGATCCGCCACTGGGGCGCGGACCTGGGCGCGCTCTCCGAGTCCGAACTCGACGCGGTGGTGCTGGCCCGGTCGCCGCACCCCATCGGCTTCTCCGTGGACGGGGCCGTGGACGTGGCCGTGCTGCCCGAGCAGTCGGCCGGCTGGCTCGGCACGCCCGGCATCGTCGGCAACCGCGCCGGGCGCGACTTCTCCACCGCGTTCCGCGTCCTGTCGGTGGACGGGCCGGTGGTGCGCGCGACGGACGAGGCGGCCGGGCTGGAGCTGGAGCTGACGGTCGAACTGCTGCCGTCGGGTCTGCTGCGGCAACGCGCCGCACTCACCAACACCGGCACGGGGCCGTTCTCGGTGGACGCGGTCAACCTGACGCTGCCCGTGCCCACCGAGGCCGTGGAGCTGCTGGACTTCACCGGCCGCTGGGGGCGCGAGCGCAGCCCGCAGCGGACCGCGTTCACGCAGGGCCTGCGCGTCCGGGAGAACAGGACGGGCCGCACCGGCTACGACTCGGCGTACCTGCTCGCGGCGGGCACGGCGGGCTTCGGCAACCGCTCCGGCGAGGTGTGGGCCGTGCACACCGCCTGGTCCGGCAACCACCGCACGTTCGCCGAGCGCACCTACCACTCGGTGTCACTGCTCGGGTCGGGCGAGCTGCTGCTGTCCGGCGAGGTCGTGCTCGCGCCCGGCGAGGCGTACACGTCGCCGTGGCAGTACGCGTCGTGGGGCGTGGGCCTCGACGAGGTGTCCGCCCGGTTCCACCGGCACCTGCGGTCGCGGCCCTCGCACCCGTCCTCGCCGCGCCCGGTCGTGGTGAACACGTGGGAGGCGGTGTACTTCGACCACGACCTGGACCGGTTGACCGCGTTGGCGGACGCGGCGGCGTCGGTCGGCGCGGAGCGGTTCGTGCTCGACGACGGCTGGTTCGGCTCGCGCCGCGACGACAAGCGCGGGTTGGGCGACTGGTACGTGTCCGACGAGGTGTGGCCCGACGGCCTGACGCCGCTGACCGACCACGTGACCGGCCTGGGCATGCAGTTCGGCATCTGGGTCGAACCGGAGATGGTGAACCCCGACTCGGACCTGGCGCGGGCGCACCCGGACTGGCTCATGGCGGCGGGCGACCGGCTGCCCGGTCCCGCGCGGTCGCAGCAGGTGCTCGACCTGGCCCGGCCGGAGGCGTACGCGTACGTCCTGGAGCGGTTGGACGACCTGCTGTCCACGTACCCGGTGTCCTACCTGAAGTGGGACCACAACCGCGACCTCGTCGACGCGGGGCACCGCCCGACCGGCCGCGCGGGCGTGCACGGCCAGACGCTCGCCGTGTACCGGCTGCTCGACGAACTGCGCGCCCGCCACCCCGGCGTGGAGATCGAGTCGTGCTCGTCCGGCGGGGCGCGGGTGGACCTGGAGGTGCTGGAGCGCACCGACCGGGTGTGGGTGTCGGACTGCATCGACGCGCTGGAGCGGCAGTCCGTGCAGCGGTGGACGAACGCCCTGATCCCGCTGGAGCTGATGGGCACGCACGTCGGCGCGGGGACGTCGCACACGACCCGCCGGAGCCACCCGCTGGACTTCCGGGCCGGCACGGCGTTGTTCGGGCACTTCGGCATCGAGTGGGACCTGACGGCGGCATCACCCTCCGACCTCGACCGGCTGCGGGAGTGGGTGGCCCTCTACAAGTCCCTGCGCGGGCTGCTGCACACCGGGGTCGCCGTGCACGGCGACCACCCGGACCCGGCGGTCGACGTGCACGGCGTGGTGGCGGAGGACGGGTCGGACGCGGTGTTCGCCGTGGTGTCCGTGGCGACGTCGGCCTACTACCCGCCCGGTCCGGTGCGGCTGCCCGGCCTGGCCCCCGATCTGCGCTACCACGTGCGGCCCCTGGCACCCGGTGACGTGCCTGCCGGGAACGCGGACGACTGGGGCGTGCGGCTGCCGTGGTGGACGCCCTCGGGGGTGACGCTGCCCGGTCGGGTGCTCGGGTCGGCCGGTGTGCAGACCCCGGTGCAGCACCCGGAGAGGTTGGTGCTGCTGCGGGCGACGGCGGTGTGAACCAACATCATCTACCGCCCGATCGAGTGATGAAATGGGAACTCGCGTTCGAATAGCCTGAATTCATGGACGTGTCGCCCGCGCTGCTCTCCGACGATGGTGTGTTCGCCACCATCGCCGAGGTGGAGGCTGCGCTGCGGGCGTTGCACGTGCGGCGGTTGCGGTTGTTGGCCGAGGTGCTGCGGCGCGGGCTGGACGTGGATTCCTACCGGCGTCTGGTGCGCGCCGACGCGCGCGAGGTGAAGCGGTGGACGGCGCAGGTGACCCTGTTCCTGCCCTCGCTCAGCCCCACCGGCCAACCACTCCCACCCCTGCACCCCACGACGGGTGCGCTGTTGGAGGAACTCTCCGACGGCCACCTGACGGAACTGGCGCGGGCCATCTCGCTGCGCCTGCCCGAGGGGTCGGAGGAAATCCTCGTTCAGGCGGCCCGGTCGGTGGAGCCGAAAGCGGTGCGGCAGTTGACCGACCGGATTCGCGACCGCGCCGAACAGGACCGCGTCGATGAAGTGGACGAGGCCGCCGCCGACCCCGGCGACGTGCTGCACCTGCGCGACCTGCCCGGCGGACGACTCGAATTCTTCGGAGAACTGTCCGCCGAGAGCGGAGCGCGGTTCACCGCGATGATCGAACCACTCTCCACACCCCGACCGGACGGCCCCCGCGACGCGGCACGACGCAGGGGCGAGGCATTCGCCGACCTGATCCACCTCGCCTCACGCTCCACCGACCTGCCGTCAGAGGCCGGAGAGCGCCCGCACATCAGCGTCACCATCGACCACGACACCCTCCGCCGGGGCGTCGGGCACGCCTTGTTGGACGGCGACCGACACCTCAGCGCGGCCCAAGCCCGCCGCATCGCCTGCGACGCCAAAATCGTCCCCGTCGTCCTCGGCGGCGACTCCGAGGTGCTCGACCTGGGACGCGCCAAACGGACCGTGAGCGTCGCCCAGCGCCGGGCTTTGCACGCGCGCGACCGGGGCTGCGCCTTCCCCGACTGCCACCGACCACCCAAGTGGTGCGACGCCCACCACATCCAACACTGGGCAGACGGCGGGCCTACCGACCTGTCGAACCTCGTGCTGCTCTGCCGCACCCACCACAGCCTCATCCACCACTCGCAGTGGCAGATCACCACGACCGGCGGAACGCCGACGTTCATCCCACCCCGACACATCGGCCCCGCACAGAGGCCACGCCAGAACCTGCTCCACCGACCACCCACCCCGGCACTGGCCGCGTGACGGTCACAGTCTGACCACGACGGCAGCCGGTGCGGTGCCGTCGTGGGAGGCGTGCAGAACACCTCCTTCCGCGTCCCAGTCAAACGACCACGACGGCGTGGACAGCGGGAACACCGACAGCGGGAACACCGGCGTGACCTCCACGGCCCGCCCGCGCAGGTGCGGCACGGGCAGGGCGACGCCGGGCGCCGCGTCGGGCAGCCGCCACAGGGTCAGGTAGGTCGAACCCGCGCGCAGGCCCGTCGCCACCCACGGACCGGGGCGTGAGGTCAGGCCCAGGGGCCAGAACGGGACGGACGCCGCGATCTCCGGCCGCAGCGCCTTGTGCGCGTCCACCGCTGACCGCACCAGAGCCCGCCGCCCCTCGTCCATCAGGTCCACCCGACCTGCCAGGTAGAGCCGGCCCAGGATGCCCGTGGCCAGGGTGAAGACCGCTTCGTCGACGCTCATCCCCGGCTGTGCGTACGCCCAGTTCCCGCACTGCTCGGGCAGCACGGACGCGGGGGCGGCGGCGGCGATCCTGGGGTACAGCAAGGGGTTCTGCTGGTCCGATGTGGACTGGACGTGCAGCCTGGACAGCATCGCGTAGTCCATCCGCATCGCGCCGGACGCGCAGTTCTCGATCAGCAGCGCCGGGTGGCGGGCCAGTACGCCGTCCAGCCACGCCAGGTGGGCGCGGTTGTGGCCCAGCAGGCCGTCGCCCGGCGCCAGGCCGCCGACGTCCGTGCCCGCGCCCGGCATGATGTTGTAGTCCAGCTTCAGGTAGCCGATGCCGAAGTCGCGCACCACCCTGTCGACCACCTCGTCCAGGTGCGCGACCGCCGCGGGGTGGCGCAGGTCCAGGTGGAACCGGCCGTGCTCGCCGACGCGCGCGCCGTGCCGCTGGAAGAACGCGTCGGCGGGCAGCGTCCGGGCCAGGGCGGAGCGGACGCCGACGACCTCGGGTTCCAGCCACAGCCCCGGCACCATGCCGTGCGACCGGATGCGGTCGGTGACCTCGCCGAGCCCGCCGGGGAAGCGGGTGCGCGACGGCTGCCACTCGCCGACGCTGTCCCACCAGGCGCCGTCCTCGTCGTACCAGCCCGCGTCGACGCAGAAGACGTCCGCGCCGACGTCGGCCGCCGCGTCGACCAGCGGCAGCAGCTTCTCCGTGGTCGGGTCGCCCATCAGCGTGTTCATGTAGTCGTTGAAGATCACCGGCAGTTCCGGTGCGCGCCGGTCGCGCAGCGTGGCCCGCCGCTGCCGGGTCAGGGCGGCGAACGCCCCGTCCACCCCGCCGCGGGCGATGGCCAGCGACACGGGGACGGTGGTGAAGGGCTGGTCGCGGGTCACCACCCTCGCCCACTGGTGCTCGCCGTCCGCCGGGCCGAGCAGCGCCAGGTACGCCCCGGCGACGGTCTCGCCGACCTCCCAGTGCCACGCGCCGTTGTGCTCGACCTGCCACGCCAGCGCCCAGCTGTCGTCACGGGCCACGAGCGCGCCGGACGGCAGGTGCTCGCCCGTGGACCACGAGCTGCGCGAGGTCAGCGCGAACCGGCTGCGCGAGGCGTGGTGGTGCGCGGTCGGGTCCATCGGGACCAGGCCGGCCTCGCGCAGCGGCGTGCGGTGCCAGCGGGACTCGGCGACCCAGTCCGAGTCGCCGTGCACCAGGTCCAGCTCGTCGACCGCGCGACCGGAGTCGACCAGGAACGCCCCGGTGGACAGCGACGTGACGGCCTGGAGGTGCACCGGCTCGCCGGTGACCGCCACCTCGGTCCACGCCGTCACCGCGGGCACGTCGGCCACGCCCCGGAACACCGAGGTGACCACGAGGCCCGTCACGTCGTCGTGCTGGACCACGCGCAGCTCGTCCGCCGACGCCGAGTGGTCCCGGTACCGCAGCCGCGCGCCGATCGTGGTGTCGGCGTAGCGGTGGCTGCCGGGGAACCGGCCGTGCCCGTGGGCCTGCACCTCGACCAGCGGCACGCCGGGGCCGTCCGGGGGACCGTCCGGGCGCAGCGAGAGCAGGCTCACCGGGCCGTCGTCGTCGGTCCGCAGCAGCAGCCGCACGGCGCCGGTCGACCAGGTCAGCGTCATGACGCCGCGTCCTCCCACCGCCGGGTGCGGTGGTCGTACGCGGCGGCGGCGCCGGCGCGTACGACCTCGGCGGGGTCGATGTCGACGACGCGACCGCGCGCGTCCGGGTTCGGCGCGGCGGACGCCAGGATGCGGGTGTACGGGTGCTGCGGGTTCAGGATCACGTCGTCGGCGGGGCCGCGTTCGACGACCCGTCCCTTGTAAAGCACCAGGATGTCGTCCGAGAAGTGCCGGGCCGTCGCCAGGTCGTGGGTGATGTAGAGGACGGCCAGGTCCTCCTCGCGCTGGAGCCGGGCCATCAGGTTGAGCACGCCGAGCCGGACCGACACGTCCAGCATGGACACCGGTTCGTCGGCCACCACGACCTTCGCGCCGGGCGCCAGGGCGCGGGCGATGGCGACGCGCTGCCGCTGGCCGCCGGACAGCTCGTGCGGGCGGCGGGCGGCGATGTCGCGGCCGGGCAGGGACACCCGGTCGAGCAGCCGCACCACCTCGTCCCAGCCGTGCGGTCGCCCGTGCAGCTTGAGGGGCCGTTCGAGGTGGTGGGCGATGGTGTGGAACGGGTTGAGCGAGGCGAACGGGTCCTGGAACACCATCTGCACGTGGTCGCGGTAGCGCCGGTCGGGCACGCGCCGCCCGTCGTCGGTGGTGACCTCGACGTCGCCGCCGCTGGGCTCCTCCAGCCGGGCGATCATCCGGGCGATGGTGGACTTGCCGGAGCCCGACTCGCCGACGAGCGCGACCGTGCGGCCGGGGGTGAGGGTGAACGACACGCGGTCCACGGCGCGCAGCTTCACGCGCTTGAGGCCGACCCGGACGTGGAAGTCCTTGACCAGCCCGTTCGCCGTCAAGGTGGTCATCGGACGCCTCCGGGGGCCGAGGGTTCGCCGGACCGCACGAACGCGCCGCGCTCGCCGGTCAGGCTGGGGAACGAGTCGAGCAGTTGCCGCGTGTACGGGTGGGACGGGTTCTCGTACACCTCCTGCGCGGTGGCGTACTCGACGACCTCGCCGTCCTTCATCACGGCGATGCGGTCGGCCAGCTCCAGCAGCAGCGGCAGGTCGTGGGTGATGAACAGGACGGCGAAGCCGATCTCGTCGCGCAGCCGCAGGATCTCCCGCAGGATGCCGCGCTGCACGACCACGTCGAGCGCGGTCGTCGGCTCGTCCATGATCATGACCTGGGGGTCGAGCAGCAGGGCCATGGCGATCATGACGCGCTGCCGCATGCCGCCGGACAGCTCGTGCGGGTAGGACGTCAGCCGCCGCACGTCGACGCCGACGAGCTCCAGCACCTCCTCGCACCTGGCCCGGCGCTGCTCCCGGGTCATCCCCGGGCGGTGCGTGGTGAGCACGTCCTCCAGTTGCGCCCGGACCGTGAGGACCGGGTTGAGGGCGTTCATCGCGCCCTGGAACACCATGGACAGCTTCGACCAGCGGAACGCCCGCAGCTCGCCCG
This region of Saccharothrix longispora genomic DNA includes:
- a CDS encoding alpha-galactosidase — protein: MADVRHLRAAGVSLVLDFTGGTLPRIRHWGADLGALSESELDAVVLARSPHPIGFSVDGAVDVAVLPEQSAGWLGTPGIVGNRAGRDFSTAFRVLSVDGPVVRATDEAAGLELELTVELLPSGLLRQRAALTNTGTGPFSVDAVNLTLPVPTEAVELLDFTGRWGRERSPQRTAFTQGLRVRENRTGRTGYDSAYLLAAGTAGFGNRSGEVWAVHTAWSGNHRTFAERTYHSVSLLGSGELLLSGEVVLAPGEAYTSPWQYASWGVGLDEVSARFHRHLRSRPSHPSSPRPVVVNTWEAVYFDHDLDRLTALADAAASVGAERFVLDDGWFGSRRDDKRGLGDWYVSDEVWPDGLTPLTDHVTGLGMQFGIWVEPEMVNPDSDLARAHPDWLMAAGDRLPGPARSQQVLDLARPEAYAYVLERLDDLLSTYPVSYLKWDHNRDLVDAGHRPTGRAGVHGQTLAVYRLLDELRARHPGVEIESCSSGGARVDLEVLERTDRVWVSDCIDALERQSVQRWTNALIPLELMGTHVGAGTSHTTRRSHPLDFRAGTALFGHFGIEWDLTAASPSDLDRLREWVALYKSLRGLLHTGVAVHGDHPDPAVDVHGVVAEDGSDAVFAVVSVATSAYYPPGPVRLPGLAPDLRYHVRPLAPGDVPAGNADDWGVRLPWWTPSGVTLPGRVLGSAGVQTPVQHPERLVLLRATAV
- a CDS encoding glycoside hydrolase family 36 protein, with amino-acid sequence MTLTWSTGAVRLLLRTDDDGPVSLLSLRPDGPPDGPGVPLVEVQAHGHGRFPGSHRYADTTIGARLRYRDHSASADELRVVQHDDVTGLVVTSVFRGVADVPAVTAWTEVAVTGEPVHLQAVTSLSTGAFLVDSGRAVDELDLVHGDSDWVAESRWHRTPLREAGLVPMDPTAHHHASRSRFALTSRSSWSTGEHLPSGALVARDDSWALAWQVEHNGAWHWEVGETVAGAYLALLGPADGEHQWARVVTRDQPFTTVPVSLAIARGGVDGAFAALTRQRRATLRDRRAPELPVIFNDYMNTLMGDPTTEKLLPLVDAAADVGADVFCVDAGWYDEDGAWWDSVGEWQPSRTRFPGGLGEVTDRIRSHGMVPGLWLEPEVVGVRSALARTLPADAFFQRHGARVGEHGRFHLDLRHPAAVAHLDEVVDRVVRDFGIGYLKLDYNIMPGAGTDVGGLAPGDGLLGHNRAHLAWLDGVLARHPALLIENCASGAMRMDYAMLSRLHVQSTSDQQNPLLYPRIAAAAPASVLPEQCGNWAYAQPGMSVDEAVFTLATGILGRLYLAGRVDLMDEGRRALVRSAVDAHKALRPEIAASVPFWPLGLTSRPGPWVATGLRAGSTYLTLWRLPDAAPGVALPVPHLRGRAVEVTPVFPLSVFPLSTPSWSFDWDAEGGVLHASHDGTAPAAVVVRL
- a CDS encoding LacI family DNA-binding transcriptional regulator, yielding MTTGSASTRSVGLVLARPARLLGAEPFFMEFIAGIEERLAEDDRSVLLHVVGTEDAEIAAYRRWAAGGVVDAVVVVNRTVDDHRPAVLREMGLPALFVGEPDELAVPAVRSDDAGPVREALAYLLELGHRRIARVTGPETLLHTRARTAALLEGCARAGVEPVVLEGDYSEESGAKLTATLLDAAEPPTAILYDNDVMAVAGLGVAKELGFAVPERLSLVAWDDSSLCRLASPALTTMSVDVHQFGVTVAESVLELVGGGDVAERWSPTATLVPRASTAAPHQGRP
- a CDS encoding HNH endonuclease signature motif containing protein — protein: MDVSPALLSDDGVFATIAEVEAALRALHVRRLRLLAEVLRRGLDVDSYRRLVRADAREVKRWTAQVTLFLPSLSPTGQPLPPLHPTTGALLEELSDGHLTELARAISLRLPEGSEEILVQAARSVEPKAVRQLTDRIRDRAEQDRVDEVDEAAADPGDVLHLRDLPGGRLEFFGELSAESGARFTAMIEPLSTPRPDGPRDAARRRGEAFADLIHLASRSTDLPSEAGERPHISVTIDHDTLRRGVGHALLDGDRHLSAAQARRIACDAKIVPVVLGGDSEVLDLGRAKRTVSVAQRRALHARDRGCAFPDCHRPPKWCDAHHIQHWADGGPTDLSNLVLLCRTHHSLIHHSQWQITTTGGTPTFIPPRHIGPAQRPRQNLLHRPPTPALAA
- a CDS encoding glycoside hydrolase family 2 protein yields the protein MIRTTLHDGWRVSAVGGPVPADVAGREVPAAVPGSTHLDLLAAGLIPEPYLDTNESELVWMHRADWRYTTTFEADGPRDGEEVELAFDGLDTVATVELNGHVLGRTANMHRSYRFDVRDALRDGANELVVTFRSALAHAEEQEEALGRRDRAYGHPFNAVRKMACSFGWDWGPDLQTAGIWKPVRLERWSAARFREVRPLVTVDADGTGRVEVHVAVDRAGADRAAGTGGAVGADLAVVVSVGGVERRVAVGGDTAAVAVEVPDVDLWWPVGYGDHPLHDLRVTLEADGVEVDARDRRVGFRTVTVDTEPDEVGSPFTFVVNGVRVFAKGANWIPDDHFLTRVTRDRLVRRVEQAVDANMNMLRIWGGGIYETEDFYDVCDERGVLVWQDFPFACAAYAEESPMWEEVEAEARENVARLTSHASLALWNGNNENLWGYRDWGWQEQLQGRTWGLRFYEELLPAIVAELDPTRPYSPGSPYSPGDLHPNEDTHGTRHEWEVWNRLDYTRYRDFTPRFCSEFGFQGPPTWATLTRWVHDEPMTPTSPGFLLHQKAEDGNGKLDRGLAPHLPAPGSFEDWHWATQLNQARAVAFGIEHFRSHWPRTAGAVVWQLNDCWPVTSWAAVDGDERPKPLYYALRHAFAPRLLTVQPRDGRDALLAVNDTDAAWTGEVAVTRQTFAGEVLAAATIPLDVPARSVATLDLAEDLVTPTDPKGEVLVVSTADARAAHVFLEDLELAYHPAPLSAEVARVDGGYRVDVVASSFARDVALLPDRVAEDAVVDDALVTLVAGESHSFLVRTAAELADPSALTGPLVLRSANALSAVRT
- a CDS encoding ABC transporter ATP-binding protein, whose product is MTTLTANGLVKDFHVRVGLKRVKLRAVDRVSFTLTPGRTVALVGESGSGKSTIARMIARLEEPSGGDVEVTTDDGRRVPDRRYRDHVQMVFQDPFASLNPFHTIAHHLERPLKLHGRPHGWDEVVRLLDRVSLPGRDIAARRPHELSGGQRQRVAIARALAPGAKVVVADEPVSMLDVSVRLGVLNLMARLQREEDLAVLYITHDLATARHFSDDILVLYKGRVVERGPADDVILNPQHPYTRILASAAPNPDARGRVVDIDPAEVVRAGAAAAYDHRTRRWEDAAS